The Miscanthus floridulus cultivar M001 chromosome 17, ASM1932011v1, whole genome shotgun sequence genome has a window encoding:
- the LOC136517266 gene encoding serine/threonine-protein kinase STN7, chloroplastic-like isoform X2, which translates to MAASGLGLSTSFLPGHDTLLRRRRRRPASPAAASFRPVTAELGGVATGLGRQLVEAVGVGLPCTVMQCGDVIYRSTLPQNDGLTITAPGVALALAAVSYLWATPGVAPGFFDMFVLAFAERLFRPTFRKDDFVLGKKLGEGAFGVVYKASLANPEAAKKQGNVVVKKATDYGAVEIWMNERVRRACASSCADFLYGFRETKAKGKGAEEYWIIWRFEGEDTLYDLMQSKEFPYNVETKILGNVQDLPKGIARENKIIQTVMRQLLFALDGLHSTGIVHRDIKPQNVIFSEGSRTFKIIDLGAAADLRVGINYIPKEFLLDPRYAAPEQYIMSTQTPSAPSVPVATTLSPVLWQAFPSLRTDSSLIQFNRQLKRYDYDLQAWRNLVEPRATAELRRGFDIMDLDNGIGWELLTSMVRYKARQRTSAEGALAHPYFNREGLLGLSVMQNAQLQLFRATQKDYSEAARWVIGLMARSGTEDVGGFTEAQLQELREIKPKKGSAQRNVLASVLRLQKKIVKTINESMDKLASQRKSIWWSRWIPREE; encoded by the exons ATGGCCGCTAGTGGCCTCGGCCTCTCCACCTCGTTCCTCCCCGGCCATGACACGCtcctccggcgccggcgccggcgcccggcGAGCCCCGCCGCCGCGTCGTTCCGGCCGGTGACGGCGGAGCTCGGCGGCGTCGCGACGGGGCTGGGCCGGCAGCTGGTGGAGGCGGTGGGCGTGGGGCTCCCCTGCACCGTCATGCAGTGCGGCGACGTCATCTACCGCAGCACGCTCCCCCAGAACGACGGGCTCACCATCACGGCCCCCGGCGTCGCGCTCGCGCTCGCCGCCGTGTCCTACCTCTGGGCCACGCCCGGCGTCGCGCCGGGGTTCTTCGACATGTTCGTCCTCGCCTTCGCCGAGCGCCTCTTCCGCCCTACCTTCCGCAAG GATGACTTCGTGCTCGGGAAGAAGCTTGGGGAGGGCGCATTCGGGGTCGTGTATAAGGCGTCACTGGCAAACCCCGAAGCGGCTAAGAAG CAAGGGAATGTGGTCGTGAAGAAGGCAACAGACTATGGAGCAGTGGAGATTTGGATGAATGAACGTGTCAGGAGGGCATGTGCCAGTAGTTGTGCGGATTTTCTTTATGGCTTTCGCGAG ACCAAAGCAAAGGGCAAGGGAGCTGAAGAATACTGGATTATTTGGCGTTTTGAAGGCGAGGATACACTTTATGATCTCATGCAAAGCAAGGAATTCCCTTACAAT GTGGAGACAAAAATTCTTGGCAATGTCCAGGACTTGCCAAAAGGAATAGCGAGAGAGAATAAGATCATTCAAACGGTGATGAGACAACTCTTGTTTGCTCTTGATGGACTTCATTCGACAGGCATTGTTCACAGAGATATAAAACCTCAAAATGTGATATTTTCAGAGG GATCAAGAACCTTCAAAATTATTGATCTTGGAGCAGCAGCTGACTTACGAGTAGGAATTAACTATATTCCTAAAGAGTTCCTTTTGGATCCAAG GTATGCTGCACCAGAGCAGTATATTATGAGCACGCAAACCCCATCTGCTCCTTCTGTTCCTGTTGCAACAACTTTGTCTCCAGTCCTGTGGCAG GCATTCCCTTCACTACGAACTGACAGCAGCCTCATACAATTTAATCGCCAACTGAAGAGATACGATTATGACTTGCAAGCCTGGAGGAATCTGGTGGAGCCACGAGCGACTGCTGAGCTTCGGAGGGGCTTTGACATCATGGATCTAGACAATGGTATCGGATGGGAACTTCTCACGTCGATGGTCCGGTACAAAGCACGGCAAAGGACCAGTGCTGAGGGCGCATTGGCACACCCATACTTTAACCGTGAAGGGCTCCTTGGCCTCTCGGTCATGCAAAACGCTCAACTGCAACTGTTCCGGGCAACCCAGAAGGACTACAGTGAAGCCGCTCGGTGGGTTATTGGCCTCATGGCAAGGTCAGGAACTGAAGATGTGGGAGGCTTTACAGAAGCACAGCTTCAAGAGCTTAGG GAAATAAAACCAAAGAAAGGCAGCGCCCAGCGGAACGTGCTTGCCTCCGTGCTGCGCCTGCAGAAGAAGATCGTGAAAACGATCAACGAGAGCATGGACAAGCTCGCCAGCCAGCGCAAAAGCATCTGGTGGAGCCGGTGGATACCCAGGGAGGAGtag
- the LOC136517266 gene encoding serine/threonine-protein kinase STN7, chloroplastic-like isoform X1, with the protein MAASGLGLSTSFLPGHDTLLRRRRRRPASPAAASFRPVTAELGGVATGLGRQLVEAVGVGLPCTVMQCGDVIYRSTLPQNDGLTITAPGVALALAAVSYLWATPGVAPGFFDMFVLAFAERLFRPTFRKDDFVLGKKLGEGAFGVVYKASLANPEAAKKQGNVVVKKATDYGAVEIWMNERVRRACASSCADFLYGFRETKAKGKGAEEYWIIWRFEGEDTLYDLMQSKEFPYNVETKILGNVQDLPKGIARENKIIQTVMRQLLFALDGLHSTGIVHRDIKPQNVIFSEGSRTFKIIDLGAAADLRVGINYIPKEFLLDPRYAAPEQYIMSTQTPSAPSVPVATTLSPVLWQLNLPDRFDIYSLGLIFLQMAFPSLRTDSSLIQFNRQLKRYDYDLQAWRNLVEPRATAELRRGFDIMDLDNGIGWELLTSMVRYKARQRTSAEGALAHPYFNREGLLGLSVMQNAQLQLFRATQKDYSEAARWVIGLMARSGTEDVGGFTEAQLQELREIKPKKGSAQRNVLASVLRLQKKIVKTINESMDKLASQRKSIWWSRWIPREE; encoded by the exons ATGGCCGCTAGTGGCCTCGGCCTCTCCACCTCGTTCCTCCCCGGCCATGACACGCtcctccggcgccggcgccggcgcccggcGAGCCCCGCCGCCGCGTCGTTCCGGCCGGTGACGGCGGAGCTCGGCGGCGTCGCGACGGGGCTGGGCCGGCAGCTGGTGGAGGCGGTGGGCGTGGGGCTCCCCTGCACCGTCATGCAGTGCGGCGACGTCATCTACCGCAGCACGCTCCCCCAGAACGACGGGCTCACCATCACGGCCCCCGGCGTCGCGCTCGCGCTCGCCGCCGTGTCCTACCTCTGGGCCACGCCCGGCGTCGCGCCGGGGTTCTTCGACATGTTCGTCCTCGCCTTCGCCGAGCGCCTCTTCCGCCCTACCTTCCGCAAG GATGACTTCGTGCTCGGGAAGAAGCTTGGGGAGGGCGCATTCGGGGTCGTGTATAAGGCGTCACTGGCAAACCCCGAAGCGGCTAAGAAG CAAGGGAATGTGGTCGTGAAGAAGGCAACAGACTATGGAGCAGTGGAGATTTGGATGAATGAACGTGTCAGGAGGGCATGTGCCAGTAGTTGTGCGGATTTTCTTTATGGCTTTCGCGAG ACCAAAGCAAAGGGCAAGGGAGCTGAAGAATACTGGATTATTTGGCGTTTTGAAGGCGAGGATACACTTTATGATCTCATGCAAAGCAAGGAATTCCCTTACAAT GTGGAGACAAAAATTCTTGGCAATGTCCAGGACTTGCCAAAAGGAATAGCGAGAGAGAATAAGATCATTCAAACGGTGATGAGACAACTCTTGTTTGCTCTTGATGGACTTCATTCGACAGGCATTGTTCACAGAGATATAAAACCTCAAAATGTGATATTTTCAGAGG GATCAAGAACCTTCAAAATTATTGATCTTGGAGCAGCAGCTGACTTACGAGTAGGAATTAACTATATTCCTAAAGAGTTCCTTTTGGATCCAAG GTATGCTGCACCAGAGCAGTATATTATGAGCACGCAAACCCCATCTGCTCCTTCTGTTCCTGTTGCAACAACTTTGTCTCCAGTCCTGTGGCAG CTGAATCTTCCTGATAGATTTGACATATATAGCTTGGGGCTCATATTCTTACAGATG GCATTCCCTTCACTACGAACTGACAGCAGCCTCATACAATTTAATCGCCAACTGAAGAGATACGATTATGACTTGCAAGCCTGGAGGAATCTGGTGGAGCCACGAGCGACTGCTGAGCTTCGGAGGGGCTTTGACATCATGGATCTAGACAATGGTATCGGATGGGAACTTCTCACGTCGATGGTCCGGTACAAAGCACGGCAAAGGACCAGTGCTGAGGGCGCATTGGCACACCCATACTTTAACCGTGAAGGGCTCCTTGGCCTCTCGGTCATGCAAAACGCTCAACTGCAACTGTTCCGGGCAACCCAGAAGGACTACAGTGAAGCCGCTCGGTGGGTTATTGGCCTCATGGCAAGGTCAGGAACTGAAGATGTGGGAGGCTTTACAGAAGCACAGCTTCAAGAGCTTAGG GAAATAAAACCAAAGAAAGGCAGCGCCCAGCGGAACGTGCTTGCCTCCGTGCTGCGCCTGCAGAAGAAGATCGTGAAAACGATCAACGAGAGCATGGACAAGCTCGCCAGCCAGCGCAAAAGCATCTGGTGGAGCCGGTGGATACCCAGGGAGGAGtag